A single Marinobacter sp. es.042 DNA region contains:
- the ppnN gene encoding nucleotide 5'-monophosphate nucleosidase PpnN, translated as MQETTINALVSPEGSLEILSNHEVNRLKDRSEGGLYRLFRQCALAVLNTGIETDDCKALMESHADFDVRLVPQPRGLKLELINAPGHAFVDGEMLRAIREHLFSVLRDIIYSHSIPQTAAGFRRDDPEDLTNYVFHILRNARVLQAGRQPDLVVCWGGHSIGHDEYQYSKDVGHQLGLRALSICTGCGPGAMKGPMKGATIGHAKQRVKNGRYIGITEPGIIGAEAPNPIVNELVIMPDIEKRLEAFVRCGHGVIVFPGGVGTAEEILYLLGILLHPDNADLPFPVVFTGRQENAEYFEMIDKFIRNALGDGAASKYEIIIDDPVRVAQTMKKGMKEVETFRRAMQDAYYFNWMLKIDPVFQLPFEPNHDNMRALELHRDQPVHLIAANLRKAFSGIVAGNVKEGGIRQVQEKGPFEIAGDPTLIKPLEAMLEQFVTQNRMKLPGSSAYRPSYRIVSGAA; from the coding sequence ATGCAGGAAACCACCATCAATGCCCTCGTCTCACCAGAGGGCAGCCTTGAAATTCTCTCCAATCATGAGGTCAACCGCCTCAAGGACCGCAGCGAAGGCGGCCTTTACCGGCTGTTTCGCCAATGCGCGCTGGCGGTTCTCAATACCGGCATCGAGACTGACGACTGCAAGGCATTGATGGAATCCCATGCCGACTTTGATGTCCGCCTGGTACCGCAGCCCCGGGGCCTCAAACTGGAACTGATCAATGCGCCCGGCCATGCCTTTGTTGATGGCGAAATGCTCAGGGCGATCCGCGAGCACCTGTTCTCGGTTCTACGAGACATTATCTACTCGCATTCAATCCCTCAGACAGCCGCCGGTTTTCGCCGGGATGATCCGGAGGACCTGACCAATTACGTGTTCCACATTCTCCGCAACGCCCGGGTGCTGCAGGCAGGACGACAACCAGACCTCGTGGTCTGCTGGGGTGGTCACTCAATCGGCCATGATGAATACCAGTACAGCAAGGATGTCGGTCATCAGTTGGGGCTCAGGGCCCTGAGCATCTGCACCGGATGTGGCCCGGGTGCCATGAAAGGTCCCATGAAAGGTGCCACCATTGGCCACGCCAAGCAGCGGGTAAAGAACGGTCGCTACATCGGTATTACAGAACCCGGCATCATTGGCGCCGAAGCCCCAAACCCTATCGTCAATGAACTGGTCATCATGCCGGACATTGAAAAGCGCCTGGAAGCGTTCGTTCGATGTGGTCACGGCGTGATTGTATTCCCGGGCGGTGTCGGCACCGCCGAGGAAATTCTCTACCTGCTCGGGATCCTGCTGCATCCGGACAACGCGGATTTGCCCTTCCCGGTGGTATTTACCGGCCGGCAGGAAAACGCGGAATACTTCGAGATGATCGACAAGTTCATCAGGAACGCCCTCGGGGATGGGGCTGCGAGCAAATACGAGATCATCATCGACGATCCGGTGCGCGTGGCCCAGACCATGAAAAAAGGGATGAAGGAGGTCGAGACGTTCCGGCGCGCCATGCAGGATGCCTATTATTTCAACTGGATGCTGAAGATCGACCCGGTGTTCCAGCTGCCGTTCGAGCCCAATCACGACAACATGCGGGCGCTGGAGCTGCATCGGGACCAGCCTGTGCACCTGATCGCTGCGAATTTGCGCAAGGCATTCAGTGGCATTGTTGCCGGTAACGTCAAGGAGGGTGGTATACGGCAGGTTCAGGAGAAGGGGCCGTTCGAAATCGCAGGCGACCCGACTCTGATAAAACCGCTCGAAGCCATGCTCGAGCAGTTTGTGACCCAGAACCGGATGAAACTACCGGGTTCTTCGGCCTACAGACCGAGCTATCGCATCGTCAGCGGAGCGGCCTAA
- the thiI gene encoding tRNA uracil 4-sulfurtransferase ThiI, with protein sequence MKLLIRPAPEVAIKSKPVRRQQMRHLRQNIRKLLARLDPEIRVEGSWDRVDVEVPDGRGLSGPALELLLRIPGISTIQEIGAFPFVSLEDVAEKAVEAFADRLTGKTFAVRARRHGEHSFRSIDLERTVGAALMQASGASGVDLKSPQVEVRIEVQDDQFHIAHRKHRGLGGYPLGSVENVLTLISGGYDSSVAAYLMMRRGLRSHFLFFNLGGTAHEVGVRQVVHYLWDRYGASHSAKFISVPFEGVVAEIMRSVSHRHWGVVLKRQMLMAAADIAKKNNASGVVTGDAVAQVSSQTLSNLNVVDRASDEAVLRPLVAMDKESIIRIAREIGTEVYARNMPEYCGVISQKPATRAKLHRVEEDEAQMDTSVLANAIEAREETPINRLLETTVTPEEVELVQTPSVDDVIIDVRHPSEGEQSPLTLTNNEILQIPFYELNQQLPELPANRQYLLYCDRGTMSRMHAGHLKAEGHMNIKVYVPAI encoded by the coding sequence ATGAAACTGCTTATTCGTCCCGCTCCGGAAGTTGCTATCAAGAGTAAACCCGTCCGTCGCCAGCAGATGCGTCATCTGCGCCAGAACATCCGAAAGCTGCTGGCGCGGCTTGATCCGGAGATTCGGGTTGAAGGCAGTTGGGACAGGGTAGACGTGGAGGTGCCAGACGGTCGTGGGTTGTCCGGGCCGGCCCTTGAGCTGCTTTTGCGCATACCGGGCATTTCCACGATCCAGGAAATCGGAGCGTTTCCATTTGTCAGTCTGGAAGATGTTGCCGAGAAGGCTGTTGAGGCCTTTGCGGACCGGTTGACTGGCAAAACCTTTGCCGTCAGGGCCCGACGTCACGGTGAACACAGTTTCCGCTCTATTGATCTGGAGCGTACCGTGGGTGCCGCGCTTATGCAGGCATCGGGTGCCAGTGGGGTTGATCTGAAATCTCCACAGGTTGAGGTGCGGATTGAAGTCCAGGACGACCAGTTCCATATTGCCCATCGCAAGCACCGGGGTTTGGGCGGCTATCCGCTGGGCAGTGTCGAAAATGTGCTGACCCTGATTTCCGGGGGCTATGATTCGTCCGTGGCGGCTTACCTGATGATGCGTCGGGGTTTGCGCAGCCACTTCCTGTTTTTCAACCTCGGTGGCACGGCTCACGAGGTTGGTGTGCGCCAGGTAGTGCACTACCTGTGGGATCGCTATGGTGCCTCCCACAGTGCCAAGTTTATTTCGGTTCCGTTCGAAGGCGTGGTTGCAGAAATCATGCGTTCGGTGAGCCACCGTCACTGGGGTGTGGTGTTGAAACGCCAGATGCTTATGGCGGCTGCCGACATTGCAAAAAAGAACAACGCCTCTGGCGTGGTGACAGGGGATGCGGTGGCCCAGGTGTCCAGCCAGACCCTGAGCAACCTGAACGTGGTGGACCGGGCCAGTGACGAGGCGGTCCTGCGGCCCCTGGTGGCGATGGACAAGGAATCCATCATCCGCATCGCCCGGGAAATTGGCACCGAAGTCTATGCCCGCAACATGCCCGAATACTGTGGCGTCATCTCCCAGAAACCGGCTACCCGCGCCAAGCTCCATCGCGTGGAGGAAGACGAAGCCCAAATGGACACGTCAGTGCTTGCCAACGCGATTGAGGCCCGGGAAGAAACGCCGATAAACCGGTTGCTGGAAACGACCGTGACGCCGGAGGAAGTGGAGCTGGTGCAGACACCATCGGTGGATGACGTGATCATCGACGTGCGTCACCCCTCGGAGGGCGAACAGTCACCGCTGACACTGACCAACAATGAGATCCTGCAGATCCCTTTCTACGAGCTGAATCAGCAGCTACCGGAGTTGCCGGCGAACCGGCAATACCTGCTGTATTGCGATCGCGGCACCATGAGCCGGATGCACGCGGGGCATCTGAAGGCCGAGGGGCACATGAACATAAAGGTCTATGTCCCGGCGATTTGA